One genomic window of Fusobacterium simiae includes the following:
- a CDS encoding MaoC family dehydratase, whose protein sequence is MSYLDENSLNMSGYSIKEIYIGMTRSVSKTISESDVYTYAGLIGDINPVHVNEEYAKTTRFGKRIVHGMLTASFFSTIVGMLIPGADAIYLGQTCKFLLPVYINDTITATGVVTKILPEKKIAIMETTVRNQKGEIVVTGEATVMATKVIE, encoded by the coding sequence ATGTCTTATTTAGATGAAAATAGTTTAAACATGAGTGGATATAGTATTAAAGAAATCTATATTGGAATGACAAGGAGTGTTTCTAAGACAATTTCTGAATCAGATGTTTATACCTATGCTGGACTAATAGGAGATATTAATCCAGTTCATGTAAATGAAGAATATGCAAAAACTACAAGATTTGGGAAAAGAATTGTTCATGGAATGTTGACAGCTTCATTTTTTTCTACTATTGTAGGAATGTTAATACCAGGAGCAGATGCAATTTATCTAGGACAAACTTGTAAATTCCTATTACCTGTATATATTAATGATACTATAACAGCAACAGGAGTTGTTACTAAAATACTTCCTGAAAAGAAAATTGCTATTATGGAAACAACAGTAAGAAATCAAAAAGGTGAAATTGTTGTTACAGGAGAAGCCACTGTAATGGCAACCAAAGTTATTGAATAA
- a CDS encoding YfcC family protein, translating to MSTSKKKKRGFPTAFTVLAIILIFAAVLTYIVPSGQFSRLTYDDTTNEFVITDHDNNVQTEPATQEVLDRLHIQLNLDKFTEGVIKKPIAIPGTYQRIEQHPQGFLDVIKAPISGSMDTVDIMLFVLILGGIIGIINKIGAFDAGMAALSKRTKGKEFILVTLVFVLTTLGGTTFGLAEETIAFYPILMPIFLLSGFDVLTCIAAIYMGSSIGTMFSTVNPFATVIASNAAGISFTEGLTFRIIALILASIITLAYMYWYAQKVKKDKTKSYVYADEEEIHKRFLGEYDTNTEKEFTWRRKLCLLVFALAFPVLIWGVALNGWWFEEMSTLFLGVAVVIMFLSGLSEKEAINTFIGGSAELVGVVLTVGLARSINIVMDNGFISDTLLYYSTEFVAGMSKGLFAVTQLVIFSFLGFFIPSSSGLAVLSMPIMAPLADTVGLSREVVINAYNWGQGWMSFITPTGLTLVTLEMAGTTFDKWLKYILPLMGIMGIFSALMLIINTMI from the coding sequence ATGTCTACAAGTAAAAAAAAGAAAAGGGGGTTCCCCACTGCATTCACCGTATTAGCTATTATTCTAATTTTTGCTGCTGTTCTAACTTATATAGTTCCATCAGGTCAATTTTCAAGATTAACTTATGATGATACTACAAATGAGTTTGTTATTACAGATCACGATAATAATGTACAAACAGAGCCTGCAACACAAGAAGTTTTAGATAGACTTCACATTCAATTAAATTTAGATAAGTTTACTGAAGGGGTAATTAAAAAACCTATCGCTATTCCTGGTACTTACCAAAGAATTGAACAACATCCACAAGGATTTTTAGATGTAATTAAAGCACCAATTAGTGGTTCAATGGACACAGTTGATATCATGCTTTTTGTTCTTATTCTTGGAGGAATTATAGGAATTATCAATAAAATAGGAGCTTTTGATGCTGGAATGGCAGCTCTATCTAAAAGAACAAAAGGAAAAGAATTCATTTTAGTAACTCTTGTTTTTGTATTGACAACTTTGGGTGGAACAACTTTTGGTTTAGCAGAAGAAACTATTGCTTTTTACCCAATTCTTATGCCTATCTTTTTATTAAGTGGATTTGATGTATTAACTTGTATTGCTGCAATCTATATGGGATCATCTATTGGAACAATGTTTTCAACTGTCAATCCTTTTGCTACTGTTATTGCATCTAATGCAGCTGGAATTTCATTTACAGAAGGACTAACATTCAGAATAATAGCCTTAATTTTAGCTTCTATTATTACTTTAGCATATATGTATTGGTATGCTCAAAAAGTAAAGAAAGATAAAACAAAATCTTATGTTTATGCTGATGAAGAAGAAATACATAAAAGATTTTTAGGTGAATATGATACAAATACTGAAAAAGAATTTACTTGGAGAAGAAAGCTATGTTTACTTGTATTTGCTTTAGCATTTCCTGTTTTAATTTGGGGAGTTGCTCTTAATGGATGGTGGTTTGAAGAAATGTCAACATTATTCTTAGGAGTAGCTGTTGTAATTATGTTTCTTTCTGGGCTATCAGAAAAAGAAGCTATTAACACTTTTATAGGTGGTTCAGCAGAATTAGTTGGAGTTGTTTTAACTGTTGGATTAGCTCGTTCTATCAATATAGTAATGGATAATGGTTTTATTTCTGATACTTTATTATACTATTCAACAGAATTTGTTGCGGGTATGAGCAAAGGTCTATTTGCTGTCACACAATTAGTAATCTTCTCTTTCTTAGGATTTTTTATTCCTTCATCTTCTGGATTAGCTGTACTTTCTATGCCTATTATGGCACCACTTGCAGATACAGTTGGTTTATCAAGAGAAGTTGTAATTAATGCATATAACTGGGGACAAGGTTGGATGTCTTTCATTACACCAACTGGACTAACTTTAGTAACATTGGAGATGGCAGGAACAACTTTTGATAAGTGGTTGAAATATATCTTACCATTAATGGGAATTATGGGAATTTTCTCTGCATTAATGCTAATTATAAATACAATGATATAA
- a CDS encoding adenine nucleotide alpha hydrolase family protein, with translation MKKILVIVRETFPTNMILSDKNIQENFILNPYDEYALFQAKKLKEKLGIEICCIFLSHRESQYNLRTALALGADEGIFLYCPGNNIKKIAKELASEIRKENYSSIFVGIRDVNDDREELPGYLSIFLDIPLYPHILSLDYENEKFIVRREREETIDTLEINKVGIFAFSQNVYEPEYPSISSIISIKDKKIKTISCETSFQEEGKKIFYQDIRRKQKILKKINANLGTNEILEYLKTWKLLD, from the coding sequence ATGAAAAAAATATTAGTTATAGTTCGTGAAACTTTTCCAACAAATATGATTTTAAGTGATAAAAATATTCAAGAAAATTTTATTTTAAATCCTTATGATGAATATGCCCTATTTCAAGCTAAAAAATTAAAGGAAAAATTAGGAATAGAAATTTGTTGTATTTTTTTATCACATAGAGAATCTCAATATAATTTAAGAACGGCACTTGCTTTAGGAGCAGATGAAGGAATATTCCTATATTGTCCAGGTAACAATATTAAAAAAATTGCCAAAGAGCTTGCTTCAGAGATAAGAAAAGAAAATTATTCTTCAATTTTTGTAGGAATTAGAGATGTTAATGATGATAGGGAAGAGTTGCCAGGTTATCTATCAATATTTTTAGATATTCCTCTTTATCCTCATATACTTTCATTGGATTATGAAAATGAAAAATTTATAGTTAGAAGAGAAAGAGAGGAAACTATTGATACTTTAGAAATAAACAAAGTTGGAATTTTTGCTTTTAGTCAAAATGTTTATGAGCCAGAATATCCTTCAATTAGTTCAATTATATCAATAAAAGATAAAAAAATTAAAACAATTTCTTGTGAAACTTCATTTCAAGAAGAAGGGAAAAAAATCTTTTACCAAGACATAAGAAGAAAGCAAAAAATATTAAAGAAAATAAATGCTAATCTAGGAACCAACGAAATTTTAGAGTATCTAAAAACATGGAAATTATTAGATTAA
- a CDS encoding S8 family peptidase produces MKVRLVKDDINSNYKVSLDDISKEKDFIKILEDYNIKYKKTEYFKDFFMYKLLNINSKFIMILQERASNYIKYIEPVSIYSLPIQIDDINGEVPIIYPEENKNYITLGVLDNGIAHIKYLDPWIKKVHTRFLKKDTSTTHGTFVSGIALYGDKLENREMVKNEGFYLLDATVLSSTTIEEDELLQNIALAIKENYKKVKIWNLSLSVKIGIEEDTFSDFGVLLDHLQKTYGVLIFKSAGNGGNFMKRKPKGKLYHGSDSLLAIIVGAINNERYASNYSRVGLGPKGTIKPDLASYGGDLLLGDSGEMIMKGVKSFSRDGNLASSSGTSFATARVSSLATIIYQHICKDFKDFSDFNPILLKALIIHSAKNTDRNLSMEEVGYGIPATSAKILSYFKNENIKIFNGVMEKYQEIELNGSFFEYKKDIKVKITLVYDTEFDYLQSGEYIKSDIKIKDFSENGRNLTRKFEAKLARNKKIVLYSDSDIKKNFTLIVEKID; encoded by the coding sequence ATGAAAGTAAGATTAGTAAAAGATGATATAAATTCAAATTACAAAGTAAGTTTAGATGATATTTCAAAAGAAAAAGATTTTATAAAAATTTTAGAAGACTATAATATTAAGTATAAAAAGACAGAATATTTTAAAGATTTTTTTATGTATAAATTACTTAATATCAATAGTAAATTTATAATGATATTACAAGAAAGGGCTTCAAATTATATAAAATATATTGAGCCTGTTTCTATTTATTCATTGCCTATACAGATTGATGATATAAATGGTGAAGTTCCAATTATTTACCCTGAAGAAAATAAAAACTATATAACTTTAGGAGTTTTAGATAATGGTATTGCACATATAAAATATTTAGACCCTTGGATAAAAAAAGTTCATACAAGATTTTTAAAGAAAGATACAAGTACAACACATGGAACATTCGTTTCTGGTATAGCTCTGTATGGAGATAAACTAGAAAATAGAGAGATGGTAAAAAATGAAGGTTTTTACCTTTTAGATGCAACTGTTTTATCTTCAACAACTATAGAAGAAGATGAGCTTTTACAAAATATAGCCTTGGCCATTAAAGAAAATTATAAAAAAGTAAAAATTTGGAATTTATCTTTAAGTGTAAAAATAGGAATAGAAGAAGATACATTTTCTGATTTTGGGGTTCTTTTAGACCATTTACAAAAAACTTATGGAGTTCTTATCTTTAAATCTGCTGGAAATGGTGGAAATTTTATGAAAAGAAAGCCAAAAGGAAAACTTTACCACGGTTCAGACTCTTTACTTGCTATTATTGTTGGAGCTATAAATAACGAAAGATATGCTTCAAATTATAGTAGAGTGGGATTAGGACCAAAAGGAACAATAAAACCAGATTTAGCTAGTTATGGAGGAGATTTATTACTTGGTGATAGTGGAGAAATGATAATGAAAGGGGTGAAATCGTTTTCAAGAGATGGAAATCTTGCTTCATCTTCTGGAACAAGTTTTGCAACAGCAAGGGTTTCTTCACTTGCTACAATAATTTATCAACATATTTGCAAAGATTTTAAAGATTTCTCTGATTTTAATCCTATTCTTTTAAAGGCATTGATAATTCATTCTGCTAAAAATACAGATAGAAATTTATCTATGGAAGAAGTAGGCTATGGAATACCTGCTACTTCAGCTAAAATTTTATCATATTTTAAAAATGAAAATATTAAAATATTTAATGGAGTAATGGAGAAATATCAAGAAATTGAATTAAATGGCTCATTTTTTGAATATAAAAAAGATATAAAAGTTAAAATAACTTTGGTTTATGATACAGAATTTGATTATTTACAAAGTGGAGAATATATAAAATCAGATATAAAAATTAAAGATTTCTCAGAAAATGGAAGAAATTTAACAAGAAAATTTGAAGCAAAGTTAGCAAGAAATAAAAAAATAGTTCTATATTCGGATAGTGATATAAAGAAAAATTTTACATTGATAGTTGAAAAAATAGACTAG
- a CDS encoding DUF6290 family protein produces MAIITLNVTDEEKRIITDFSEANNISISELILKIIEDLEDEEDYKLAEKILNDPNTKYTEGIKDLAEKLGIDYDAL; encoded by the coding sequence GTGGCAATTATAACATTAAATGTTACAGATGAAGAAAAAAGAATAATAACCGATTTTTCAGAAGCCAACAATATAAGTATATCAGAACTTATACTAAAAATTATTGAAGACTTAGAAGATGAAGAAGATTATAAATTAGCAGAAAAAATACTAAATGACCCAAATACTAAATACACAGAAGGAATTAAGGACCTTGCAGAAAAATTAGGGATTGATTATGATGCCTTGTGA
- a CDS encoding formylglycine-generating enzyme family protein → MKSKFKDMIFVKGGKYKPYFTDDEKEVFDLEVCRYQTTQKMWLEVMENKNNPSKFKGIYKLVDTVTWWQALEFCNKLSEKYNLEPVYDLSKKRMLMINQLGEEKASPDIADFKKTEGFRLATEVEWEWFARGGQIAIDEETFSYKYSGSDNADEVAWYNKNSNGESQDVGSKNPNQLGLFDCSGNVWEWCFNKNESTKKNNYRRIKGGSWLSEASWCSISPRFYYNSIYSRSDIGFRIVRTI, encoded by the coding sequence ATGAAAAGTAAATTTAAAGATATGATATTTGTAAAAGGTGGAAAATATAAGCCTTATTTTACAGATGATGAAAAAGAAGTATTTGATTTAGAAGTATGCAGATACCAAACAACTCAAAAAATGTGGTTAGAAGTTATGGAAAATAAAAATAATCCCTCAAAATTTAAAGGAATTTATAAACTGGTCGACACTGTTACTTGGTGGCAAGCATTAGAATTTTGTAATAAACTAAGTGAAAAATACAATTTAGAACCTGTCTATGATTTGAGTAAAAAAAGAATGTTGATGATTAATCAATTAGGAGAAGAAAAAGCAAGTCCTGATATAGCAGACTTTAAAAAGACAGAAGGTTTTAGGTTAGCAACAGAAGTTGAATGGGAATGGTTTGCAAGAGGTGGACAAATAGCTATTGATGAAGAAACTTTTAGCTACAAATATTCTGGAAGTGACAATGCAGATGAAGTAGCTTGGTATAATAAAAATTCAAATGGAGAAAGCCAAGATGTAGGATCAAAAAATCCAAACCAATTAGGACTTTTTGATTGTAGTGGTAATGTTTGGGAATGGTGCTTTAATAAAAATGAAAGTACTAAAAAGAATAACTATAGAAGAATTAAAGGTGGATCTTGGCTTAGTGAAGCTAGTTGGTGTTCTATTTCCCCTCGCTTTTACTATAATTCTATTTATTCTCGTAGTGACATAGGTTTTCGTATTGTAAGGACTATTTAA
- a CDS encoding electron transfer flavoprotein subunit alpha/FixB family protein has protein sequence MNILLYLKDKDFLSTRSQELLNICSFWRKKKLGKLYVAIYQNSMLKKEVENWDIEKIFFLEDKINKDFFDISELLEIIINKNQIDIVAMGNNISEREIAPYLAAKLDWNYIPNIIGFDLQEKEIIWKRFLYGTRAIEESKSSYSSIVVTISANIYKKDERVKNKKIDSEIIKIVYNNILPYVIKTRENKKIQKNSLEQAKTVIGVGKGIGSKENFKMIEELADLMGATIGVTRAVVDHGWRPEYEKIGQTGKIIKPELYLGFGISGAMQHLAGVQQARHIIMVNNNPNAEVFRSCDLGIVADLFEVIPLLIKFLKKN, from the coding sequence ATGAATATATTACTATATTTGAAAGATAAAGATTTTTTAAGTACTCGTTCTCAAGAACTTTTGAATATTTGTTCTTTTTGGAGGAAAAAAAAGTTAGGAAAGCTATATGTAGCGATTTATCAAAATAGCATGTTAAAAAAGGAAGTTGAAAACTGGGATATAGAAAAGATTTTCTTTTTAGAAGATAAAATAAATAAAGATTTTTTTGATATAAGTGAGTTATTAGAAATAATAATAAATAAAAATCAGATAGATATTGTTGCAATGGGAAATAACATATCTGAAAGAGAAATTGCTCCCTATTTAGCAGCTAAGTTAGATTGGAATTATATCCCAAATATAATAGGTTTTGATTTACAAGAAAAAGAGATTATTTGGAAAAGATTTCTGTATGGAACAAGGGCTATTGAAGAAAGTAAAAGTTCTTATTCATCAATTGTTGTTACAATTTCAGCTAATATATATAAAAAAGATGAAAGAGTCAAAAATAAAAAAATAGATTCAGAAATTATTAAAATAGTTTACAATAATATTTTACCTTATGTAATAAAAACTAGAGAAAATAAAAAAATTCAAAAAAATTCCCTTGAACAAGCTAAGACTGTTATAGGAGTTGGAAAGGGAATAGGAAGTAAAGAAAATTTTAAGATGATAGAAGAACTGGCAGATTTAATGGGAGCAACTATTGGAGTAACAAGAGCTGTTGTTGACCATGGCTGGAGGCCTGAGTATGAAAAGATAGGACAAACAGGAAAAATTATAAAACCTGAATTATATTTGGGCTTTGGAATTTCTGGAGCAATGCAACATTTAGCAGGTGTACAACAAGCCAGACATATAATTATGGTAAATAATAATCCAAATGCTGAAGTATTTAGAAGTTGTGATTTGGGAATTGTTGCAGATTTGTTTGAAGTAATTCCATTATTGATTAAATTTTTGAAAAAAAATTAA
- the abc-f gene encoding ribosomal protection-like ABC-F family protein, with translation MAILQVNDIYMGFSGETLFKDISFSVDEKDKIGIIGVNGAGKTTLIKLLLGLENSEINPTTNERGTISKKSNLKIGYLAQNTQLNKENTVFNELMTVFNNLLEDYNRMQEINFLLTVDLDNFDKLMEELGEISERYERNEGYSIEYKIKQILNGLNIPEDLWTMKTANLSGGQNSRVALAKILLEEPDLLILDEPTNHLDLTSIEWLEKILKDYSKSIILISHDVYFLDNVVNRIFEIEGKRLRDYRGNYTDFLIQKEAYLSGEVKAYEKEQEKIKKMEEFIRRYKAGVKSKQARGREKILNRMEKMENPVVTTKKIKLKFDIKAQSVDLVLDIKNLSKTFEDKLLFKNLNLKIYRGERIGLIGKNGTGKSTLLKIINNLEKASSGEFKIGERVSIGYYDQNHQGLGLNNNIIEELMYYFTLSEEEARNICGAFLFREDDIYKKISSLSGGEKARVAFMKLMLEKPNFLILDEPTNHLDIYSREILMDALEDYPGTILVVSHDRNFLDTVVNKIYELKTEGVETFDGDYEAYKQERDNIKVKNEKAVKSYEEQKKAKNRLASLEKKLVRLEEEIQKIEEQKEKVNRRYLSVGEKNNVDELISLQEELDNLDNKILKKYQEWENTEKELKNLN, from the coding sequence TTGGCGATATTACAAGTAAATGATATATATATGGGTTTCTCAGGAGAAACTCTTTTTAAAGATATATCTTTTTCAGTTGATGAGAAAGATAAAATTGGAATAATAGGTGTTAATGGTGCAGGAAAAACGACACTTATAAAGTTATTACTAGGTTTAGAAAATTCTGAAATCAATCCTACTACAAATGAAAGAGGTACTATTTCAAAGAAAAGTAATTTAAAAATTGGATACCTTGCACAAAATACCCAACTTAATAAAGAAAATACAGTTTTTAATGAACTTATGACAGTCTTTAATAATCTTTTAGAAGACTATAATAGAATGCAGGAAATAAATTTTTTACTGACAGTTGATTTAGATAATTTTGATAAATTGATGGAAGAACTTGGGGAAATTTCTGAGAGATATGAAAGAAATGAAGGGTATTCAATAGAGTATAAAATCAAACAGATTTTAAATGGTTTAAATATTCCAGAAGATTTATGGACTATGAAGACAGCTAATTTATCAGGTGGGCAAAATTCAAGAGTTGCACTTGCTAAAATATTACTTGAAGAACCTGATTTATTGATACTAGATGAACCCACCAACCATTTAGATTTAACTTCTATTGAATGGCTTGAAAAGATTTTAAAAGATTATTCTAAATCTATAATTTTAATATCACATGATGTATATTTTTTAGATAATGTAGTGAATAGAATTTTTGAAATTGAAGGAAAAAGATTAAGGGATTATAGGGGGAACTACACTGATTTTTTAATTCAAAAAGAGGCTTATTTAAGTGGAGAAGTCAAAGCCTATGAAAAAGAACAGGAAAAAATCAAGAAAATGGAAGAATTTATCAGAAGGTACAAGGCAGGAGTAAAATCTAAACAAGCCAGAGGTAGAGAGAAAATTCTTAATAGAATGGAAAAGATGGAAAATCCTGTTGTAACAACAAAGAAAATTAAACTAAAATTTGATATTAAGGCACAAAGTGTTGACTTGGTTTTAGATATTAAAAACTTATCTAAAACTTTTGAAGATAAATTGTTATTTAAAAATTTGAATTTAAAAATCTATCGTGGAGAAAGAATAGGTTTAATTGGAAAAAATGGTACAGGAAAATCTACTCTTTTAAAGATTATTAACAATTTAGAAAAGGCTAGTTCAGGAGAATTTAAAATAGGAGAAAGAGTTTCTATTGGCTACTATGATCAAAATCATCAAGGCTTAGGTTTGAATAATAATATTATAGAAGAATTAATGTATTATTTCACTTTATCTGAGGAAGAAGCAAGAAATATCTGTGGAGCATTTTTATTTAGAGAAGATGATATTTACAAAAAAATTTCCTCTTTAAGTGGTGGAGAAAAAGCAAGGGTTGCCTTTATGAAGCTTATGCTTGAAAAGCCTAATTTCTTAATACTGGATGAACCTACTAACCACTTGGATATATATTCAAGAGAAATTTTAATGGATGCACTTGAAGATTATCCTGGAACTATCTTAGTTGTATCACATGATAGAAATTTTTTAGATACTGTTGTCAATAAAATTTATGAACTAAAAACAGAAGGTGTTGAAACTTTTGATGGAGATTATGAAGCCTACAAGCAAGAAAGAGATAATATAAAGGTAAAAAATGAAAAAGCTGTAAAATCTTATGAAGAACAAAAAAAGGCTAAAAATAGATTGGCTTCTTTAGAAAAGAAACTTGTAAGGCTTGAAGAAGAAATACAAAAAATTGAAGAACAAAAAGAAAAAGTAAATAGGAGATACTTATCTGTAGGAGAAAAAAATAATGTAGATGAATTGATCTCTTTACAAGAAGAATTAGACAATCTTGATAATAAAATATTAAAAAAATATCAGGAGTGGGAGAATACAGAAAAAGAATTAAAAAATTTAAACTAA
- a CDS encoding galactokinase codes for MLENLIKNFKDIFKYNGEVKTFFSPGRVNLIGEHTDYNGGFVFPCALDFGTYAVVKKREDKVFKMYSKNFENLGIIEFNLDNLLYDKKDNWANYPKGVVKTFLDRNYKIDSGFDVLFFGNIPNGAGLSSSASIEVLTAVILKDLFKLDVDMVEMVKMCQVAENKFIGVNSGIMDQFAVGMGKKDNAILLDCNTLKFEYVPVKLKNMSIVIANTNKKRGLADSKYNERRNSCEEAVKVLNKNGVNIKYLGELTVAKFEKVKHYITDEEQLKRARHAVTENERTKIAVKFLKKDDIVEFGKLMNQSHISLRDDYEVTGLELDSLVEAAWEEKGTVGSRMTGAGFGGCTVSIVENDYVDSFIKNVGKKYKEKTDLEASFYIANIGDGAGKI; via the coding sequence ATGCTAGAAAATTTAATAAAAAATTTTAAAGATATTTTTAAATATAATGGAGAAGTGAAAACTTTTTTTTCACCAGGTAGAGTGAATTTAATTGGTGAACATACAGATTACAATGGTGGTTTTGTTTTCCCTTGTGCCTTAGATTTTGGAACTTATGCAGTTGTTAAAAAAAGAGAAGATAAAGTTTTCAAAATGTACTCTAAGAATTTTGAAAATTTAGGTATCATTGAGTTTAATTTAGATAATTTACTCTATGACAAAAAAGATAATTGGGCTAACTATCCAAAGGGAGTTGTTAAAACTTTTTTAGATAGAAATTATAAAATAGATAGTGGTTTTGATGTGCTATTTTTTGGAAATATCCCAAATGGTGCAGGACTTTCTTCATCAGCCTCTATTGAAGTTTTAACAGCTGTTATACTTAAAGATTTATTTAAACTTGATGTTGATATGGTGGAAATGGTTAAGATGTGTCAAGTAGCAGAAAATAAATTTATTGGAGTAAATTCTGGAATTATGGATCAATTTGCAGTTGGTATGGGTAAGAAAGATAATGCCATTTTACTTGATTGTAATACTTTAAAATTTGAATATGTTCCTGTAAAATTGAAAAATATGTCAATAGTTATTGCTAACACAAATAAAAAAAGAGGTTTAGCAGATTCAAAATACAATGAAAGAAGAAATTCTTGTGAAGAAGCTGTTAAAGTATTAAATAAAAATGGAGTTAATATTAAATATTTAGGAGAATTGACAGTTGCTAAATTTGAAAAAGTTAAACATTATATAACAGATGAAGAACAACTAAAAAGAGCAAGACATGCAGTTACTGAAAATGAGAGAACAAAAATTGCAGTTAAATTTTTGAAAAAAGATGATATTGTTGAATTTGGAAAATTAATGAATCAATCTCATATCTCTTTAAGAGATGACTATGAAGTTACAGGTTTAGAACTTGATAGTCTTGTTGAAGCTGCTTGGGAAGAAAAAGGGACTGTTGGCTCTCGTATGACAGGTGCAGGTTTTGGAGGCTGTACTGTAAGCATAGTTGAAAATGATTATGTTGATAGCTTTATAAAAAATGTTGGAAAGAAATATAAAGAAAAAACAGATTTGGAAGCTAGTTTCTATATAGCAAATATTGGAGATGGAGCAGGGAAAATATAA
- a CDS encoding DMT family transporter — translation MDRREQMGMLNTFIGGTLWGINGVMGSYLFLHKNVTTNWLVPYRLLIAGLIMLMYLYYKNKSKIFDVLRDTKDFIAVIIFGILGMMGTQYTYFTAIQYSNAAIATVLTYFGPTLVLVYVCLRERRKPLKYEIVAILLSMFGVFVLATHGNITTLQISFKALVWGMLSAMTLVLYTVQPASILKKYGAPTVVGWGMLIGGLLSTIFIKPWKVDVIFDFTTFIFFIIIIFSGTIAAFILYLSGVTMIGPTKASIIACIEPVSATIFSSIFMGIKFGFLDILGFVCIMSTVFIVAIFGKKGKKK, via the coding sequence ATGGATAGAAGAGAACAAATGGGAATGTTAAATACCTTTATAGGTGGGACACTTTGGGGTATAAATGGGGTAATGGGAAGCTATCTTTTTCTACATAAAAATGTTACAACAAATTGGTTAGTTCCATATAGATTATTAATAGCAGGATTAATAATGCTTATGTACCTATATTATAAGAATAAATCAAAGATTTTTGATGTTTTAAGAGATACAAAAGATTTTATAGCTGTTATAATCTTTGGGATATTGGGAATGATGGGAACACAATATACATATTTTACAGCAATACAATATTCTAATGCTGCAATAGCAACAGTACTTACATATTTTGGACCTACTCTTGTATTAGTTTATGTCTGTCTAAGAGAAAGAAGAAAACCTTTAAAATATGAAATTGTAGCAATACTTTTGTCAATGTTTGGAGTTTTTGTATTAGCAACACATGGAAATATTACAACACTTCAAATTTCATTTAAAGCTCTTGTGTGGGGAATGTTATCTGCTATGACTTTAGTTCTTTATACAGTTCAACCTGCTTCAATTTTAAAAAAATATGGGGCTCCAACAGTTGTTGGTTGGGGAATGTTAATAGGAGGATTACTTTCAACAATTTTTATAAAACCATGGAAAGTAGATGTAATTTTTGACTTTACAACATTTATATTTTTCATAATAATAATATTTTCTGGAACAATAGCAGCTTTTATTTTATATTTATCTGGTGTAACTATGATAGGACCAACAAAGGCAAGTATAATAGCTTGTATTGAACCAGTATCAGCAACAATTTTTTCAAGTATATTTATGGGAATAAAATTTGGATTTTTAGATATACTAGGTTTTGTCTGTATAATGTCAACTGTTTTTATAGTTGCAATTTTTGGTAAAAAGGGTAAAAAAAAATAA
- a CDS encoding DUF1413 domain-containing protein — MKKNANELLESAKEEIKNLDKGDKFVVKDLFKGYEWNKIDRADRLRLGVLFLSWVQSEGKELIKIDDKTHSGQQSYIKL; from the coding sequence ATGAAAAAAAATGCTAATGAATTATTAGAAAGTGCAAAAGAAGAAATAAAAAATTTAGATAAAGGTGATAAGTTTGTTGTAAAAGATTTATTTAAAGGCTATGAATGGAATAAAATTGATAGGGCAGATAGGCTTCGTTTAGGTGTATTATTTTTAAGTTGGGTTCAAAGTGAAGGTAAAGAACTAATAAAAATTGATGATAAAACACATTCTGGACAACAGTCTTATATAAAATTATAA